The stretch of DNA GTTAATGATCTTTGGAGCGATGCGGCTTGCCAGATTCAATGTTGAGCTTACCGGTTTTGATAAGGAATTTTTCAAAGGTCTACCAATCCCATCATCTGCTTCAACGATCGCTTCTTATATAATTTTGTTTTACAATAGTGAAACGGGGATGACAAACCTTGAAAAATATGCCCTGATACCCATGGTTATTGCGCTTTCCCTTCTTATGATAAGTTCAATCAAATATGATACAATACCAAAACTTTCCGTAAAATCAATTAAGTCATCCCCTGTTAAGTTTTTATACTTTTACCTCGGGATAATACTTGCAATTTTAACACGAGGTAAAATTATATTCCCATGGTTTGTTATATTCATTCTTTTCGGCGCCATAAGGTCATTGATCAACACTTTTAAGCCAGTTCTTGGTCTTGCTGGGACAAATTCATCCGAAGAAGATGAGGATCTTCAAGATTTTGACATTTAATAAGGGATATAAGTAAATGATTAAAGCAAGGATCATAGTTAGGTTAAAAGACACAATACTTGATCCGCAAGGGAAGACAATACATCACGCTCTTAAAACGCTTGGCTATAATGAGGTTGAAGGTTTGAGGACGGGGAAATTTTTTGAGGTGAGTTTAAATATTGATGAAGAAGAAAAGGCAAAAGAAGTTATTGATGAAATCTGCAGGAAAATCCTTGCAAATCCCGTGACTGAGGAATATAATTTCACTTTGGAAAAAATTAAATCATAAAACATCAATTTTCCCGCCTAAAAATTTTCTGTAAACATAAAGCAAAGCCAAAACAAACGAACTTAACACAAACGCAATCGCAGAGCCAAATGGTTTATCTCTCGCCACGATGAACTGATTTTGAATCAAATTTCCCACAAGCATACTTTTTGCCCCACCGAGCAAATCAGAAACTATAAATGAGCCAAGCGTTGGGATGAAAACAATCACAACTCCAACTATCACACCTGGTAATGTTAGAGGCAAAATCACCCGTTTTAAAGTTCCAAATTCGTCAGCACCAAGATCTTTTGATGCCTCAATCAGGCTGATATCAATTTTTTCAAGTGATGAATAAATCGGCAAAATCATAAATGGAAGCTCACCATAAACAAGACCAAGTAAAACTGAAAACTCATTATAAAGCAAAGGCAAAGGTTTTTCTATCAAGCCAATTTTAATCAAAAACAAATTTATCAATCCCTCATCACGCAAAATTAAAATCCATGCATAAGTTCGTATCAAAAAACTTGTCCATAGAGGGACAATTATGAGAAAAAGATAGAAAATTTTATGTTCTGGTTTAACTTTCATAGCAATGTAATACGCAACTGGATATCCAACCAACAGGCAGATAATCGTTGTCATCAAAGCGATATAAAGGGAACGAATGTAAATTGGTATATAAAGTGAATCAAAAACACGAATATAATTTTTAAGCCATACAAGCGAGAGTATATATTCCTTAACATTTTCAATTGGTTCAAATCCGCCATAAACTCCACGCTGGAGGAAGCTATAATAAAACATTATCAAAAGTGGGAAAAGGAAGAAAAAAACAAGAACCATAGCAGACGGTATGATAAAAAGATGATAAACTCTTGTCTTCACGCTGGCTCAAGAAAAACTATGTTTCTCTTCTCCCAAACTGCGTAAACTTCTTCGCCGGGATAAAATTCATTTTTAAACTTAACATTTTTGTTTTGTTCCTCAACAAAGATCATAAATCCATTTGCCTTCAAAACCCAGCTTGTTGATGCTCCGTAATAAAGTTTTGACTCAACGATCGCTGGCACAGATACAAATGAGTTATTCTTTACAGGTGTTTTTCTTATTAAAATTTTTTCAGGTCTTACGATAAATTTAAACTCACTCTTATTTAATTTTAAACTCTCACCGCCTGAAATTCTAAATCTCACAAGATTTGGGAGCTCAACTTCAAATACATGTTTATTTAGCTTGTGTAAAATTCCCGTAAATAAATTCCTTGCTCCCATAAAGTTTGCAACAAATTCAGTTCTGGGTCTTTCAAATATCTCATAGCCAGTGCCAACTTGCTCAATTTTCCCCGCATTTATAACTGCAATTCTATCCGAAATTGAAAGTGCTTCTTCCTGATCGTGCGTCACAAATATAAATGTTATTCCAACATTGTGTTGAAGTTTTTTAAGTTCAATTTGCATTTCTTTTCTCAATTTTGGATCAAGTGCGTTCAATGGCTCATCAAGTAGCAGGACCTTTGGCTTAAGAACGAGAGCCCTTGCAAGCGCAACTCTTTGTTTTTGCCCACCGCTTAGCTCAGAAGGCTTCCTATTTTCAAGCCCTGTTAATTGAACAAGGTCAAGTATTTCAAAAACTCTTTTCTTTATTTCATCTCTGTCAAGATTTTGATACCTTAAACCAAATGCGACATTTTCAAAAACATTCATGTGTGGAAAAAGGGCGTAATTCTGAAAAACCATGTTTACTGGTCTCTTGTAAGGAGGAACATAAGTATAATCCACACCGTCAATTATAATCCTGCCCGAATCAGGATTTTCAAATCCAGCAATGATTCTTAGGAGGGTTGTCTTTCCACACCCACTTGGACCGAGGAGTGAGAAAAATTCCCCTTTCTTTATTGAAAGCCAGATATTGTTAAGAACCTTAACAGTTCCAAAAGATTTACTTATGCCCTGAATTTCAATCAGGGCTTGTCCTGAAGATGAAGCAAACTTCTCCATCTTCTCTAAGTTCCCTCCAGATTAATTGGTTTAATTATGTTTAACTGCACAAGCTCAAATATGTTTTTCCTGTCATAGTTCATGGCTTTGTCTGATTTCTTTGTAAATAAATATAAAATTCTTTTTGAAAAAATCAAGTAAACTATAAACATAGCGATTTGGTCAGCCAAGCT from Candidatus Kryptobacter tengchongensis encodes:
- a CDS encoding CDP-diacylglycerol--serine O-phosphatidyltransferase, producing MRKNKFIFVPSLFTVLNMFSGFLAILNAINEAYIQSAWFIILAAVFDSLDGAMARLTKSATEFGVELDSLADVISFGVAPSVLVYKFYFHEFGEIGIFLSALLMIFGAMRLARFNVELTGFDKEFFKGLPIPSSASTIASYIILFYNSETGMTNLEKYALIPMVIALSLLMISSIKYDTIPKLSVKSIKSSPVKFLYFYLGIILAILTRGKIIFPWFVIFILFGAIRSLINTFKPVLGLAGTNSSEEDEDLQDFDI
- a CDS encoding phosphoribosylformylglycinamidine synthase yields the protein MIKARIIVRLKDTILDPQGKTIHHALKTLGYNEVEGLRTGKFFEVSLNIDEEEKAKEVIDEICRKILANPVTEEYNFTLEKIKS
- a CDS encoding spermidine/putrescine transport system permease protein gives rise to the protein MKTRVYHLFIIPSAMVLVFFFLFPLLIMFYYSFLQRGVYGGFEPIENVKEYILSLVWLKNYIRVFDSLYIPIYIRSLYIALMTTIICLLVGYPVAYYIAMKVKPEHKIFYLFLIIVPLWTSFLIRTYAWILILRDEGLINLFLIKIGLIEKPLPLLYNEFSVLLGLVYGELPFMILPIYSSLEKIDISLIEASKDLGADEFGTLKRVILPLTLPGVIVGVVIVFIPTLGSFIVSDLLGGAKSMLVGNLIQNQFIVARDKPFGSAIAFVLSSFVLALLYVYRKFLGGKIDVL
- a CDS encoding spermidine/putrescine transport system ATP-binding protein, coding for MEKFASSSGQALIEIQGISKSFGTVKVLNNIWLSIKKGEFFSLLGPSGCGKTTLLRIIAGFENPDSGRIIIDGVDYTYVPPYKRPVNMVFQNYALFPHMNVFENVAFGLRYQNLDRDEIKKRVFEILDLVQLTGLENRKPSELSGGQKQRVALARALVLKPKVLLLDEPLNALDPKLRKEMQIELKKLQHNVGITFIFVTHDQEEALSISDRIAVINAGKIEQVGTGYEIFERPRTEFVANFMGARNLFTGILHKLNKHVFEVELPNLVRFRISGGESLKLNKSEFKFIVRPEKILIRKTPVKNNSFVSVPAIVESKLYYGASTSWVLKANGFMIFVEEQNKNVKFKNEFYPGEEVYAVWEKRNIVFLEPA